The DNA window CCAACGTTGCAATTCAAATCGATTACACTCCATGAGGAAATCAATTCTTTATGATGTCTACTTCATTGCAAGCCGCGCTTCAACCTTGGTTTGATCGTTTCCCTCAGGGCGAATTGATCAGCGCCTTAATTTCAAATGGTGTTGGTGTTGTACTGTTGATGGTGCTTTACGGGTTTACTCGACGCTTGATGCTGCCAAGTATTCAATCTTTGATGACGCGATTGTCTCCATCTCGGATAGGGCATTTAAGTGGTCAGCTTAATAAAGCAAATCGTCGCCTTGCGATGCTAATTACCATCGTTGCATTTTTGGCCAGTTTCGAGCAGATCCTTGTGTTACCAGATTGGGGTATGGAACTTTGCCGTACCGGCGGTCAGGTTTTTTTGGTCATCATGTCTGGTTTTTTAATGAGCAGTATCATTGGGTTAGCTCATGGGATATACAACCAGTTTAGTTTCGCAAAAGAAGTGCCAATCCAAGGTATTGTGCAAGTTGCAAAACTCGTTACGTTTATCGTTTGTTTGATATTGGTCGTCAGTATTATCTTAGACAAATCACCGACGTATATTTTGTCCGGGTTTGGTGCTATTGCAGCCGTTACCCTACTTGTGTTCAAAGACACCATTTTAGGGTTTGTGGCGAGCATTCAAATTGCGGCCAATCGATTAGTCACAATGGGTGATTGGATCCAAATGGATACATACGGTGCCAACGGTGAAGTGATTGATTTGGGATTAAACACCGTGCGAGTGCGCAACTGGGACAATACGGTGACGACAATTCCTACGTACGCTTTAATTGCTGGGTCATTCAAAAACTGGCGAGCAATGCAAGAATCGGCTGGGCGGCGAATTACGCGAGCTCTCTACTTAGATCTTCACTCTGTGACTCAGTTAACACCGGAGCAAACGACAAACTTAAAACAAGAGCCGCTGCTCAAAGAAATGGATGTGTCATTGTGGCAAGAAGGCACCAACGTCGCCATATTCCGCCGCTATGCTGAAGCCTATATCAATCAGCATCCAGACGTAAGCAACGATTGCCTAGCGATGGTGCGTGAGCTGCAAACGTTAAATCATGGTTTGCCTATCGAGATTTACTGTTTTAGCCGTAACACATCTTGGGTTTTTTACGAGCATCTGCAAGCCGACCTGTATGATTACTTGCTGGCACAACTCCCTCGATTTGGTTTACGTCCTTACCAAAGCATCACAGGCATTATGCAGCCTTAAACTCTAAGGTGTTGAATTGCGTATGAGATAAAAGTGTGGCCTAGGCCACATTTTTATTGTGCAGCTATCAGACCGATGCCTGCAAACGCGATTAACAAAACCCAGATAGGCGGCTTAAACTTTGATAGTGTGAAATACCCTAACACGATGACCGGCCACTGCCATACCTCATGGACCGCGCTTGGAATGATAGGGTTTAACCATGCCGCGAATAGAATACCGACAACGGCAGCGTTTAATGCTGCAATGATGTGTGCAAAACGCGGTAAGTTTTGTAATGTTTGCCAATGATTCAAAAATGCCCCGATTAAGAGTAAGCCTGGTAAGAATATCGCCAAGGTGGCGGTTAGCGCATTGAGAATATCCGGAGAGCCATCCCAGAATGCACCTAGATAGCTTGCGATAGTAAACATAGGGCCCGGCACTGCTTGTGCGGCTGCATAAGCGGTTAGGAATGTTTCATCACTAATGTTTGGTAGGCTCGCCTGTAACAGCGGCAGCACGACATGCCCACCGCCAAACACTAAGCTTCCAGCTTGATAGAATGGCGCGAAAAGTGTGTCGTTGAAAAGACTCAGACACATCGCAAACCCAATGATGACCATAGAAAAGGGTAGCCATGCAAAGCGGTTTAACGATTTATTTGGAGCGTCTGGGATGCTGCTAAGAGGAGCGACGCACCCAATCAAAAAGGCAAATCCGAGTACGAGCAGTTGCGTGTTGAGTGTAGGGAGATAATATAGGAAAACAGCGACCAACGTGGCGATTACTTTTAGCGGTGTTGTTTTACAAAAGTTTCTCGCCATACTGATCACCGCATCGGCAACGATGACCACCGCAAAGAGCTTTAGACCAGTAATCACACCATCCATACTTGATTGTAGCGTTGATGCGCCGAACGCCAGCATTACCATAATTAAAAAGGATGGTAGAGTGAAACCGACAAATGCAGCAAGCCCACCAAGCCAGCCTGCTTTCTCAAGCCCAATCGCAAACCCAACTTGACTGGAACCTGGGCCTGGAAGCACCTGCGACAAGGTAATCATATTTGCGAAACGTTCAGGTTTAATCCAGCCTAAGTGTTCGACAAAATGACGTCGAAAGTAACCAATGTGCGCAACAGGCCCACCGAAACTTGTACAACCTAATAAAAAAAACTGATAAAAAATATGCACTAACATTTTTGACTCAAACTTTTGGTTGACCGTTAAGTTTATGGCAATAGAATGTCCAAATTATGACTGGTAATCGCAAATAAAGTAAGAGCAGACTTTGGGCCAGATTATTCGTGTTTTATTTAGTCATACAACTACACTTATGCTAACCACCTTAAAGTGAGTACTGTGGTTCTATGCCAAGAATTGTGTTGCTAAGTTTATTGCTCTTCATTGCGCCAAGTTTTGCCAAATCGACGATTTTGGTTGGGGTTGATCATGCTCCTCCATACAGTCGTATTGACGATGATGGTAATATTCAGGGCCTCATTCTTGATATTCTTTATGCGTTACCTCAATCAGCTGAATACGATATTCAACCCATCGCATGTCCTTTTTCTCGTTGTGTAAGAATGTTGTCGCAAGGCGAGATAGACATCATGGGGGGACTCATTAACACCAAAGAACGTCAAAAAATAATGTCGTTTGTCGAACCGCCTTACATGGTTTTACAATCTTCTTTTGTTTTCTATAAGCGAGCCGATTCAGAGCTGGTTGTCGAAAATTACGATGATCTCTATAACAAGCGTATTGCAGTAATGCGTGGTGGCGTTTTCTTCCCGCGTTTTGATGAAGATAGAGAGTTAAATAAAGTCTCGGTCAATACAGAGAAAGTCGCCATAGACCTTCTATTAAAGAATCGAGTGGACTTGGTCATCGCGGTTGAGGAAACGGCCGACCACTCGATGAGTATTTTAAACCAACCGAGTCATCAACTGAAAAAAGTGGACTTTCGTTACACGCAGAAAATTTATGGCAACATGGCGATGAGTCTTAAGTTTGCTCATTCTTACGCTGGGTTGCGCGTTCGTGATGGCATGATGTCACTCGCGCTTTCAAATCAGCTATCGCAGCTTGTTGCGCCTTATCAGTTGCCCCCAATCCCACTCGAGATCATTCCCAAAATTTAGCTAATTTAGGGCAATCCGTTTATTTCCTATGAGGGCTTTCATGCTTTATTCAGTTTTGTTTGCCAAAATAGAACAATAAAAGCATTCATAAAGGATTGGTTATGAAAATGAAACCACTCATTATTTCCCTTGCCACGGTAATTGCACTGTCAGGTTGTCAAATGACCAATACGGGTCAAGGTGCAGCGATTGGCGCGGCGACTGGTGCCGTACTCGGTAAAGCGACTGGCAATCATAAAGATAAACGCATATTCATTGGTGCCGCCATTGGTGCGATAGCGGGTGCGGCTATTGGTGACTATATGGACAAACAGGAAGCCGAATTTCGTCGTGAACTTGAAGGCACGGGAGTCGATGTCGTTCGTGAAGGAAATAACATGACGTTGGTCATGCCATCCAACATTACCTTTGCGTCAAACCAAGCTTCAATATCGCCTGAATTTTACAACACACTAAACGGTGTTGCGAAGGTGATGAATAAATACGACAAAACGTGGCTCACGATTATTGGACACACAGATTCAACTGGCGCGAGTGATTACAATCAACGTCTTTCAGAGCAACGAGCGATGAGTGTACGTAATTATCTCGTCGCTAACCAAGTTGCGGCAGTACGGTTACAAACTCAAGGCATGGGCGAGTTGCAACCTGTTGCGAGCAATCAAACGGAGCAGGGTAAAGCGATGAACCGTCGCGTGGAAATCCAAATCATCCCAAATCAAAAGTAATTCCGAACAGCTAGGCGGCGCCACAGTTGCCGCCAAACGCTTTAAATGCGCTAACCTTACAGCACGCTCGCTTCTTGTTTTTGTGGCGGTGATGATGGCAAGGGAGGGCAGCGTTTTTGATACTCTTCCAAATAAGCCTTATTTTCAAACAGCCGCTCCATTGCGCTATCGAATTTTTCAGCAATGTCTTTATTTTGATGGTTAAACAGCATGTATCCAGACATTGTGAAAGCGGGAGTTGTGTGAGCGACGACTTGATTGCGTTCTTCATCCGATAGTGTTTGTAGGTAGGCGTCTGCTGTCTGGGTATTCAAAATGGCAACGTCGCCGCGTTTGGCAAGCACGAGTGGTAGGTTTTGTGTTGTATAAGTTGTTTCAATCACGCTAATTTTCTTTTGCGCTATGATATCTAAAAGATTTCTTGGATACGTTAACCCCTTCGTTAACACCAAGATTTTTCCTTCCAAATCATTGAAGTTTTTTGCCGT is part of the Pseudoalteromonas xiamenensis genome and encodes:
- a CDS encoding mechanosensitive ion channel family protein is translated as MMSTSLQAALQPWFDRFPQGELISALISNGVGVVLLMVLYGFTRRLMLPSIQSLMTRLSPSRIGHLSGQLNKANRRLAMLITIVAFLASFEQILVLPDWGMELCRTGGQVFLVIMSGFLMSSIIGLAHGIYNQFSFAKEVPIQGIVQVAKLVTFIVCLILVVSIILDKSPTYILSGFGAIAAVTLLVFKDTILGFVASIQIAANRLVTMGDWIQMDTYGANGEVIDLGLNTVRVRNWDNTVTTIPTYALIAGSFKNWRAMQESAGRRITRALYLDLHSVTQLTPEQTTNLKQEPLLKEMDVSLWQEGTNVAIFRRYAEAYINQHPDVSNDCLAMVRELQTLNHGLPIEIYCFSRNTSWVFYEHLQADLYDYLLAQLPRFGLRPYQSITGIMQP
- the chrA gene encoding chromate efflux transporter is translated as MLVHIFYQFFLLGCTSFGGPVAHIGYFRRHFVEHLGWIKPERFANMITLSQVLPGPGSSQVGFAIGLEKAGWLGGLAAFVGFTLPSFLIMVMLAFGASTLQSSMDGVITGLKLFAVVIVADAVISMARNFCKTTPLKVIATLVAVFLYYLPTLNTQLLVLGFAFLIGCVAPLSSIPDAPNKSLNRFAWLPFSMVIIGFAMCLSLFNDTLFAPFYQAGSLVFGGGHVVLPLLQASLPNISDETFLTAYAAAQAVPGPMFTIASYLGAFWDGSPDILNALTATLAIFLPGLLLIGAFLNHWQTLQNLPRFAHIIAALNAAVVGILFAAWLNPIIPSAVHEVWQWPVIVLGYFTLSKFKPPIWVLLIAFAGIGLIAAQ
- a CDS encoding substrate-binding periplasmic protein; the protein is MPRIVLLSLLLFIAPSFAKSTILVGVDHAPPYSRIDDDGNIQGLILDILYALPQSAEYDIQPIACPFSRCVRMLSQGEIDIMGGLINTKERQKIMSFVEPPYMVLQSSFVFYKRADSELVVENYDDLYNKRIAVMRGGVFFPRFDEDRELNKVSVNTEKVAIDLLLKNRVDLVIAVEETADHSMSILNQPSHQLKKVDFRYTQKIYGNMAMSLKFAHSYAGLRVRDGMMSLALSNQLSQLVAPYQLPPIPLEIIPKI
- a CDS encoding OmpA family protein — translated: MKMKPLIISLATVIALSGCQMTNTGQGAAIGAATGAVLGKATGNHKDKRIFIGAAIGAIAGAAIGDYMDKQEAEFRRELEGTGVDVVREGNNMTLVMPSNITFASNQASISPEFYNTLNGVAKVMNKYDKTWLTIIGHTDSTGASDYNQRLSEQRAMSVRNYLVANQVAAVRLQTQGMGELQPVASNQTEQGKAMNRRVEIQIIPNQK
- a CDS encoding substrate-binding periplasmic protein, whose protein sequence is MVRSFFALLCSLFSIASFAQHVNIATGHWPPFMDENDPDKGCVAKLLRDALRLENIEVRFEFMPWQRAYIEGQKPRYAGTAYWYFSEERANTYLYSKYPITYEVNLFYHLQDNPMTAKNFNDLEGKILVLTKGLTYPRNLLDIIAQKKISVIETTYTTQNLPLVLAKRGDVAILNTQTADAYLQTLSDEERNQVVAHTTPAFTMSGYMLFNHQNKDIAEKFDSAMERLFENKAYLEEYQKRCPPLPSSPPQKQEASVL